A genomic region of Mesobacillus jeotgali contains the following coding sequences:
- the gyrA gene encoding DNA gyrase subunit A, which translates to MSETPNPRVKEINISTEMRSSFLDYAMSVIVARALPDVRDGLKPVHRRILYAMHDLGMHSDKAYKKSARIVGEVIGKYHPHGDSAVYDTMVRMAQDFNYRYMLVDGHGNFGSVDGDAAAAMRYTEARMSKISMELLRDINKDTIDYQDNYDGSEREPIVMPSRFPNLLVNGTSGIAVGMATNIPPHQLGEVIDGVLAISKDPDMTIMELMEIITGPDFPTAGLILGRSGIRKAYETGRGSITLRAKVEIEQKSNGKEVIIVRELPYQVNKAKLIEKIAELVRDKKLDGITDLRDESDRKGMRIVIEVRKDANANVLLNNLYKQTALQTSFGINLLALVDGQPKVLNLKQCLTYYLDHQVVVIRRRTEFELRKAEARAHILEGLRIALDNLDAVISLIRSSRTTDIAREGLMTQFKLSEKQAQAILDMRLQRLTGLEREKIEEEFQNLMQLISELKAILADNEKVLEIIREELTEIKERFNDERRTEIVSGGLEMIEDEDLIPRENIVITLTHNGYVKRLPVSTYRAQRRGGRGIQGMGTNEDDFVEHLITTSTHDTILFFTNKGKVYRSKGYEIPEFSRTAKGIPIINLLEIEKGEWVNAIIPVSEFVDDWFLFFTTKEGISKRSPLSSFANIRNNGLIALNLREGDELISVRMTDGSKEMIIGTKNGLLIRFPETDVRSMGRTATGVKGITLSDDDEVVGMEVLEESAEILVVTKNGYGKRTPSEEYRRQGRGGKGIKTCNITDKNGDLVTMKVVTGEEDLMLITTGGVLIRIPVSSISMTGRNTQGVKLISLNKAENEYVATVAKVDKEEEKPEDLELDENAEATTIDPEEVGSEEAEVTQTPAEEGEE; encoded by the coding sequence ATGTCTGAAACACCAAATCCACGTGTAAAAGAAATAAATATTAGTACGGAAATGCGTTCATCCTTCCTGGATTACGCCATGAGTGTTATCGTGGCACGTGCGCTTCCGGATGTCCGGGACGGCTTGAAGCCGGTGCACAGAAGGATTCTGTATGCAATGCATGATCTTGGCATGCATTCAGACAAGGCATACAAAAAATCAGCGAGGATCGTCGGTGAAGTAATCGGTAAGTATCACCCGCACGGTGACTCTGCTGTATACGACACAATGGTCCGTATGGCACAGGATTTCAACTACCGATATATGCTTGTTGATGGACATGGTAACTTCGGTTCTGTCGATGGCGACGCGGCTGCTGCAATGCGTTATACAGAAGCCCGTATGTCGAAGATTTCGATGGAGCTTTTACGTGACATCAATAAAGATACAATTGACTATCAGGACAACTATGACGGTTCTGAAAGAGAACCGATTGTCATGCCTTCAAGGTTCCCGAACCTGCTTGTCAACGGTACTTCCGGTATCGCGGTCGGAATGGCGACAAATATCCCTCCCCACCAGCTTGGAGAGGTTATAGATGGCGTATTGGCAATCAGTAAGGATCCTGACATGACAATCATGGAACTGATGGAGATCATCACAGGACCTGACTTTCCGACAGCGGGATTGATATTAGGACGCAGCGGCATCCGAAAAGCTTATGAGACTGGCCGCGGTTCAATTACCCTGCGTGCGAAGGTTGAAATCGAACAGAAATCAAACGGCAAGGAAGTCATTATCGTCAGAGAACTTCCTTACCAGGTCAATAAAGCCAAGCTGATCGAGAAAATCGCTGAATTAGTCCGTGATAAGAAACTTGACGGCATTACAGACCTGCGGGATGAATCTGACCGAAAGGGTATGAGGATTGTCATTGAAGTTCGCAAGGATGCGAATGCCAATGTCCTTTTAAACAACCTTTATAAACAAACTGCATTGCAGACAAGCTTTGGTATCAACCTTCTGGCATTAGTCGATGGCCAGCCGAAGGTCCTTAACCTCAAACAATGTCTGACCTACTATCTTGATCATCAGGTAGTCGTTATTCGACGTCGCACAGAGTTTGAACTTAGGAAGGCAGAAGCACGTGCTCATATTCTTGAAGGGCTGCGAATCGCGCTCGATAACCTTGATGCGGTCATCAGCCTGATCAGAAGCTCTCGCACGACGGATATCGCTAGAGAAGGATTGATGACACAGTTCAAGTTATCCGAAAAGCAAGCACAGGCTATCCTCGATATGCGTTTACAGAGGCTTACAGGCTTGGAGCGCGAAAAGATAGAAGAAGAATTCCAAAATCTTATGCAGCTGATCTCGGAATTAAAAGCAATCCTTGCTGATAATGAAAAAGTACTTGAAATCATCCGTGAAGAGCTTACTGAAATCAAAGAGCGCTTTAACGATGAGCGCCGTACGGAAATCGTTTCGGGCGGTTTGGAAATGATCGAGGATGAGGACTTGATTCCTCGTGAAAATATCGTCATCACCCTTACACATAATGGCTATGTTAAGCGCCTGCCTGTATCTACATATAGAGCGCAGCGTCGCGGAGGACGCGGAATCCAGGGTATGGGAACGAATGAAGATGATTTTGTAGAACATCTGATTACTACTTCAACGCACGATACCATCCTATTCTTTACAAACAAGGGTAAGGTGTATCGTTCGAAGGGTTACGAAATCCCGGAATTCAGCCGTACCGCGAAGGGAATCCCAATCATTAACCTGTTGGAAATCGAGAAGGGTGAATGGGTCAACGCCATTATTCCTGTTTCAGAATTCGTGGATGACTGGTTCCTGTTCTTCACAACGAAAGAAGGAATTTCGAAACGTTCACCACTTTCATCATTTGCGAATATCCGCAACAATGGTTTGATTGCCCTGAACCTGCGTGAAGGCGATGAATTGATCTCTGTCCGAATGACAGACGGCAGCAAAGAAATGATCATCGGTACAAAGAACGGCTTATTGATTCGTTTCCCTGAAACAGATGTCCGCTCTATGGGCCGTACTGCCACCGGAGTAAAGGGTATTACCCTATCTGATGACGATGAAGTTGTCGGAATGGAAGTCCTCGAAGAAAGTGCTGAAATCCTCGTTGTAACAAAGAATGGATACGGCAAAAGAACACCTTCTGAAGAATACAGAAGACAAGGGCGCGGCGGTAAAGGAATCAAGACATGTAACATCACTGATAAAAACGGCGATCTTGTGACGATGAAAGTCGTGACTGGTGAGGAAGACCTCATGCTGATCACAACAGGCGGTGTCCTGATCCGGATCCCTGTAAGCTCTATCTCAATGACAGGGCGTAATACGCAAGGGGTAAAATTAATCAGCCTTAATAAAGCCGAAAATGAATATGTTGCGACAGTGGCTAAAGTCGATAAGGAAGAGGAGAAGCCTGAAGACCTCGAACTCGATGAAAATGCTGAAGCAACAACAATTGATCCTGAAGAAGTTGGCAGTGAAGAAGCAGAAGTGACTCAAACACCAGCTGAAGAGGGAGAAGAATAA
- a CDS encoding YaaC family protein: MSTSYKEWNSYTLFFSAEYSQAYLKKCYRKINIDQPDMKSFENCYPFMYYLEHGKIYYEQAEKSPLAIQPILLFYGLVHLIKACILTVEPDYPETTSVLAHGVSTRKRKKQQYSFTDDEVKFQKNGLFSLMAEKMFHMKQLEGEKATMGDVLELIPELAGIYSDLRGKQIFEVITAAGTGFSLPKSIIDHFHMTENRFKEFFQTKSSIPVSFVEDPSHIRFEGNLSEASEPLPLKYNLEEQHYVFPLNKGDLFLFPELLLHYLLLYNLGMIARYETEWWSELIKMMPNEDYPLIQSFLQSTLKKGPYLIYQYLVNK; encoded by the coding sequence GTGTCTACGTCTTATAAGGAATGGAATAGTTACACTCTCTTTTTTTCAGCAGAGTATTCACAAGCCTATCTGAAAAAATGCTACCGTAAAATTAACATCGACCAGCCTGACATGAAAAGCTTCGAAAACTGTTATCCCTTTATGTATTATCTCGAACATGGGAAGATTTACTATGAACAGGCAGAAAAGTCTCCGCTGGCCATCCAGCCAATCCTGCTCTTTTACGGACTTGTCCATTTAATAAAAGCATGTATCCTGACAGTTGAACCTGATTACCCTGAAACTACTTCTGTATTAGCTCATGGAGTTTCAACAAGGAAACGAAAAAAACAACAATACAGCTTTACGGATGATGAAGTAAAGTTCCAGAAGAATGGACTATTCTCACTTATGGCAGAAAAGATGTTCCACATGAAACAATTGGAAGGGGAAAAAGCAACAATGGGTGATGTATTAGAGCTGATCCCAGAATTAGCCGGCATCTATTCTGATCTAAGAGGAAAGCAAATTTTCGAAGTTATCACAGCTGCCGGGACAGGTTTTTCGCTGCCTAAATCAATAATCGACCATTTCCATATGACTGAGAACCGATTTAAGGAATTCTTTCAAACAAAATCCTCTATCCCTGTTTCTTTTGTTGAGGATCCTAGCCATATCAGGTTTGAAGGAAACTTAAGCGAAGCCTCAGAACCGCTCCCATTAAAATATAATCTTGAAGAGCAGCATTATGTATTCCCCTTAAATAAAGGTGATTTATTTCTTTTTCCAGAGCTGCTGCTGCACTACCTACTGTTATATAATCTTGGGATGATTGCGCGCTATGAAACAGAATGGTGGAGTGAGCTAATCAAGATGATGCCCAATGAAGACTATCCATTAATTCAGTCCTTTTTACAATCAACATTGAAAAAAGGACCTTACTTAATTTACCAGTATCTGGTGAATAAGTAA
- the pdxS gene encoding pyridoxal 5'-phosphate synthase lyase subunit PdxS, whose protein sequence is MKTGTDRVKRGMAEMQKGGVIMDVVNAEQAKIAEEAGAVAVMALERVPSDIRAAGGVARMADPRITEEVMGAVTIPVMAKARIGHIVEARVLEAMGVDYIDESEVLTPADEEFHLNKRDYTVPFVCGCRDLGEAARRIGEGASMLRTKGEPGTGNIVEAVRHIRKVNAQVRKVVAMDMDELMTEAKLLGAPYELLLEIKQLGRLPVVNFAAGGVATPADAALMMQLGADGVFVGSGIFKSDNPAKFAKAIVEATTHYQDYELIANVSKGLGIPMKGMEISSLAPEARMQDRGW, encoded by the coding sequence ATGAAGACAGGTACTGATCGAGTTAAACGCGGTATGGCAGAAATGCAAAAGGGCGGCGTCATCATGGACGTTGTGAATGCTGAACAGGCGAAGATCGCAGAAGAGGCCGGCGCAGTTGCCGTAATGGCCCTGGAACGTGTTCCATCGGATATCCGCGCGGCAGGCGGCGTAGCAAGAATGGCTGACCCACGTATCACTGAAGAGGTAATGGGTGCTGTCACAATTCCCGTTATGGCAAAAGCACGAATTGGTCACATCGTAGAAGCACGCGTGCTTGAAGCGATGGGTGTTGACTATATCGATGAGAGTGAAGTTCTGACTCCGGCAGATGAAGAATTCCACTTAAATAAAAGAGATTATACAGTTCCATTCGTATGCGGTTGCCGTGATCTTGGCGAAGCAGCGAGAAGGATCGGCGAAGGGGCTTCCATGCTTCGTACCAAGGGAGAGCCAGGCACAGGCAATATCGTTGAGGCGGTACGTCATATCCGCAAGGTGAACGCTCAGGTGCGAAAGGTTGTCGCCATGGACATGGATGAGCTTATGACCGAAGCAAAGCTTCTAGGAGCTCCGTACGAGCTTCTGCTTGAAATCAAGCAGCTTGGACGCCTTCCGGTTGTGAACTTTGCTGCCGGCGGCGTTGCAACTCCAGCAGATGCGGCATTGATGATGCAGCTAGGTGCTGATGGAGTATTCGTAGGCTCTGGCATCTTCAAATCGGATAATCCTGCGAAGTTTGCAAAAGCAATTGTCGAAGCGACTACTCATTATCAGGATTATGAACTGATTGCGAACGTTTCGAAAGGTCTTGGCATCCCGATGAAGGGTATGGAAATCTCATCATTGGCACCTGAAGCCCGCATGCAGGACCGCGGCTGGTAA
- the gyrB gene encoding DNA topoisomerase (ATP-hydrolyzing) subunit B — MQGQAYDENQIQVLEGLEAVRKRPGMYIGSTSVKGLHHLVWEIVDNSIDEALAGYCDEINVIIEEDNSITVQDNGRGIPVGIHEKMGRPAVEVIMTVLHAGGKFGGGGYKVSGGLHGVGASVVNALSTYLEVFVHRDGKVHYQKFERGAVGDPLKVIDETDRTGTTVHFKPDPEIFTETLEYDYDTLANRLRELAFLNRAIKITIEDKRGEGKKNEYYYEGGIKSYVEHLNRTREVLHEDPIYIEGEKEGITVEVALQYNDSYTGNIYSFANNIHTYEGGTHESGFKTALTRVINDYARKHGIFKESDSNLSGDDVREGLTSIVSVKHPDPQFEGQTKTKLGNSEVRTVTDTLFSDHFEKFMLENPNVARKIVDKGLMAARARLAAKKARELTRRKSALEISSLPGKLADCSSKDPSISEIYVVEGDSAGGSAKQGRDRHFQAILPLRGKILNVEKSRLDKILSNNEVRAIITAIGTGIGEDFDLSKARYQKIVIMTDADVDGAHIRTLLLTFFYRYMRKILEAGYIYIAQPPLYKIQQGKKIEYAYNDKQLEQILAELPQQPKPGIQRYKGLGEMNPEQLWETTMNPETRTLLQVSLEDAIESDETFEILMGDKVEPRRNFIEQNALYVKNLDI, encoded by the coding sequence ATGCAAGGACAAGCGTACGATGAAAACCAGATACAAGTGCTTGAGGGCCTGGAAGCTGTACGCAAACGTCCAGGGATGTATATCGGATCAACGAGTGTAAAAGGCTTGCACCATCTTGTATGGGAAATCGTTGATAATAGTATAGATGAAGCACTTGCCGGCTACTGTGACGAAATTAATGTCATTATCGAAGAGGACAACAGCATCACAGTCCAGGATAATGGCCGTGGAATTCCGGTTGGTATCCACGAAAAGATGGGAAGACCAGCGGTTGAGGTCATCATGACAGTACTGCACGCCGGTGGTAAATTCGGAGGCGGAGGCTATAAGGTTTCCGGAGGTCTGCACGGTGTTGGTGCATCTGTTGTTAATGCCCTGTCTACTTATCTTGAAGTATTTGTCCATCGTGATGGCAAAGTCCATTATCAAAAATTTGAACGAGGCGCTGTTGGTGACCCGCTGAAGGTCATTGATGAAACTGACCGGACGGGAACGACTGTCCATTTCAAGCCTGACCCGGAAATTTTCACAGAGACATTGGAATATGACTATGACACACTCGCAAACCGTCTGCGCGAGCTTGCCTTCCTGAACAGAGCAATCAAGATCACGATTGAGGATAAGCGCGGAGAAGGCAAAAAGAATGAGTATTATTACGAGGGCGGAATCAAGTCCTATGTTGAGCATTTAAACCGTACAAGAGAAGTCCTTCATGAAGATCCAATTTATATCGAGGGTGAAAAAGAAGGCATTACGGTCGAGGTGGCTCTACAATATAACGACAGCTATACAGGGAACATCTATTCATTCGCGAATAACATCCATACCTATGAAGGTGGTACACACGAATCAGGCTTCAAAACCGCTTTGACTCGTGTGATTAATGATTATGCCCGTAAACACGGAATCTTCAAGGAAAGTGATTCAAATCTTTCGGGAGATGACGTTCGTGAAGGTTTGACGTCAATCGTGTCGGTCAAGCACCCGGATCCACAGTTCGAAGGCCAAACAAAAACGAAGCTTGGAAACTCTGAGGTCCGTACGGTAACTGACACGCTCTTTTCCGACCACTTTGAAAAATTCATGCTTGAGAATCCGAATGTTGCCAGAAAAATTGTCGACAAAGGACTCATGGCAGCAAGAGCAAGACTTGCGGCTAAAAAGGCACGTGAGCTGACCAGAAGAAAGAGCGCGCTTGAAATTTCAAGCTTGCCGGGTAAACTCGCAGACTGCTCTTCAAAAGACCCATCAATCAGTGAAATATATGTCGTTGAGGGTGACTCTGCGGGCGGATCAGCAAAGCAGGGCCGTGACCGCCACTTCCAGGCGATCCTGCCACTGCGCGGTAAAATCCTGAACGTTGAAAAATCACGTCTTGATAAAATTTTATCCAATAATGAGGTAAGAGCGATCATTACAGCGATCGGCACAGGAATCGGCGAGGACTTTGATCTTTCAAAAGCTCGTTACCAAAAAATCGTCATCATGACCGATGCCGATGTCGACGGAGCCCATATCCGAACTCTATTATTGACGTTCTTTTACCGATATATGAGAAAAATCCTTGAAGCAGGATACATTTATATTGCCCAGCCGCCTTTATACAAAATCCAGCAGGGCAAAAAAATCGAATATGCTTATAATGACAAGCAGCTTGAACAGATTCTCGCGGAGCTTCCACAGCAGCCGAAGCCAGGCATCCAGCGCTATAAGGGTCTTGGTGAGATGAATCCTGAGCAGTTATGGGAGACAACGATGAATCCTGAAACAAGAACACTGCTACAGGTTAGCCTTGAAGATGCAATCGAGTCGGATGAAACTTTTGAAATCCTGATGGGTGATAAGGTAGAGCCTCGACGAAATTTCATCGAGCAAAATGCACTTTACGTAAAGAACCTGGATATTTAA
- a CDS encoding HD-GYP domain-containing protein — MRVLVDNLKEGCILTDDVLSKTNRPIMNKKTVLSEHLIDILKVFLVKEVDVEKTLVNGMPFLAPSTGSDKKSGLKPNEGGESFIDLFLQARQNFKKEFISWQSGMQIDVAKLRSIIVPLIEQVEMTSSDIFNLHHYSSKAEYIYDHPLAVGIISAFIAKKLNYNKGDITQIALAGCLSDCGMAKVSPTLLNKNTTLTVDEFEEIKKHPTYSYQMVKNSPLLKEATKIAILHHHERMDGSGYPFGEKANRIHPFAKILAVADSFHAMTSERIYKPKHSPFKVIEMINEELFGEFDITCLKALSSAIMNYSVGTKIRLSDGQAAEIIFVEEKNPARPLVKLLETDQILALEKNRYLHIEEIIQ; from the coding sequence TTGCGCGTACTCGTAGACAACCTTAAAGAGGGCTGTATCCTTACTGATGATGTTCTAAGTAAAACCAATAGACCTATCATGAACAAAAAAACAGTTTTGTCTGAGCATCTAATCGATATACTGAAAGTTTTTTTAGTTAAAGAAGTGGATGTTGAGAAAACGTTAGTGAATGGGATGCCTTTCCTTGCACCTTCAACAGGCAGTGATAAGAAATCCGGCTTGAAGCCTAATGAGGGTGGAGAAAGTTTTATCGACTTGTTTTTACAGGCGAGACAGAACTTCAAAAAAGAGTTTATCTCCTGGCAATCAGGAATGCAGATAGACGTTGCAAAATTGAGGTCCATTATTGTCCCGTTGATTGAGCAGGTTGAAATGACTTCGTCGGATATATTCAACCTTCATCATTATTCATCCAAGGCTGAGTACATATACGATCATCCTTTGGCTGTAGGAATTATCAGTGCCTTCATCGCCAAAAAGCTGAATTACAACAAAGGCGATATAACCCAGATTGCACTGGCTGGATGTTTATCGGATTGCGGCATGGCGAAGGTCAGTCCAACACTTCTCAATAAAAACACGACTCTGACAGTAGATGAATTTGAGGAAATCAAAAAGCACCCTACTTACAGCTATCAGATGGTAAAGAATAGTCCATTGCTGAAGGAGGCCACTAAAATTGCGATTCTTCATCATCATGAAAGAATGGATGGCAGCGGCTATCCATTTGGTGAAAAGGCAAACAGGATTCATCCTTTTGCAAAAATCCTTGCAGTAGCTGATTCTTTCCATGCGATGACATCGGAAAGAATTTATAAGCCAAAACACTCTCCATTTAAAGTGATCGAGATGATCAATGAAGAGCTATTTGGAGAATTCGACATTACCTGCCTAAAAGCATTGAGTTCTGCAATAATGAATTATTCAGTTGGTACAAAAATCCGTCTTTCAGATGGACAGGCAGCTGAAATCATTTTCGTAGAAGAAAAGAATCCTGCAAGACCATTGGTTAAATTGCTAGAAACAGACCAGATTCTTGCTTTAGAAAAGAACAGGTACTTGCATATCGAGGAAATCATCCAATAA
- the remB gene encoding extracellular matrix regulator RemB: MYLHVGEEVLVRTKDIIAILDIESASSSPFMEEFITRQDQQIVHLAKGTVKSIVVTGNHIYYSPLASGTLKKRSQKLSVPEF, translated from the coding sequence ATGTATTTGCATGTTGGTGAAGAAGTCCTTGTAAGGACAAAAGATATTATAGCTATATTGGATATCGAAAGCGCCAGCTCTTCCCCATTCATGGAAGAGTTCATAACGCGCCAGGACCAGCAGATTGTCCATTTGGCAAAAGGAACGGTCAAGTCAATCGTGGTTACAGGAAATCATATATATTATTCCCCACTTGCATCAGGAACATTAAAGAAACGCTCCCAAAAATTATCCGTACCGGAATTTTAA
- a CDS encoding serine hydrolase — protein MFFAAFILTITTMFSGFSMEAEAAEGQLGIDAEAAMLIDADTGRVLYEKNSDVVLGVASMAKMMTEYMVLEAVKEGKLKWGQKVKINEYVHKLSAAPGLSNVGLTQGEDYTVKELYEAMAIHSGNAATVALAEVLSGTEKNHVEKMNKKAAELGLKDYKFVNSSGLNNSDLLGNHPAGNPDEENVMSARSLAKLAYRLLNDYPEVLDTAKMPSLKFRDGREYKNFNWMLPGLIYQYDGVDGLKTGSTDFAGYGFTATAMRNDQRFISVIMKADSKDSRFAETRKVLDFAFSNFTEEELVKENHQIKGKKNLPVTKGKEDSVKIQSKDAITMTIRNGEKDEYEPILVLDKKKLNENGELTAPIKKGEQVGYMTVKSKKEESISFLSEEGQKQIQVPVVAAESVEKANWFVLMMRGIGGFFGDLFGGVADTVKGWF, from the coding sequence ATGTTCTTTGCAGCATTCATTTTAACGATTACAACTATGTTTTCTGGATTTTCAATGGAAGCAGAAGCAGCTGAGGGACAATTAGGGATCGATGCTGAAGCGGCAATGCTAATTGACGCGGATACAGGAAGAGTCTTATATGAGAAAAATTCCGATGTGGTCCTTGGCGTTGCATCAATGGCTAAAATGATGACTGAATATATGGTCCTTGAAGCGGTCAAAGAAGGAAAGCTTAAGTGGGGCCAGAAGGTAAAAATCAATGAGTATGTCCACAAGCTATCCGCTGCACCTGGCCTATCCAATGTAGGACTGACTCAAGGTGAAGATTATACAGTAAAAGAGTTATATGAAGCGATGGCCATCCATTCTGGGAATGCAGCGACCGTCGCACTTGCTGAGGTTCTTTCAGGAACTGAGAAGAACCATGTTGAGAAGATGAACAAGAAAGCTGCTGAGCTTGGTTTGAAGGATTATAAATTCGTCAACTCATCAGGTTTGAATAACTCTGATTTGCTGGGCAATCATCCTGCTGGAAACCCGGATGAGGAAAACGTTATGTCTGCGCGTTCACTGGCGAAACTGGCTTACCGTCTGTTGAACGATTACCCAGAGGTTCTGGATACAGCAAAAATGCCATCTTTGAAATTCCGTGACGGACGTGAATATAAAAACTTTAACTGGATGCTTCCAGGCCTTATCTACCAGTATGATGGTGTAGACGGGCTGAAAACTGGTTCGACTGATTTTGCAGGATATGGTTTTACTGCTACTGCAATGAGAAATGACCAAAGATTCATTTCTGTTATCATGAAGGCGGACTCTAAGGACAGCCGTTTTGCTGAAACGCGTAAAGTCCTTGATTTTGCTTTCAGTAATTTTACAGAAGAAGAGCTTGTAAAAGAGAACCATCAGATTAAAGGCAAAAAAAACCTTCCGGTAACGAAAGGGAAGGAAGACAGCGTAAAGATTCAGTCTAAAGATGCCATTACAATGACCATCAGAAATGGTGAAAAGGATGAATATGAACCGATTCTCGTACTGGATAAAAAGAAGCTTAATGAAAATGGCGAACTGACTGCACCAATTAAAAAAGGCGAACAGGTTGGCTATATGACTGTAAAGTCCAAAAAGGAAGAGAGCATCAGCTTTTTATCTGAAGAGGGACAAAAGCAAATCCAGGTTCCAGTTGTCGCAGCTGAAAGTGTCGAAAAAGCGAACTGGTTCGTGCTAATGATGCGCGGTATCGGCGGTTTCTTTGGAGATCTATTTGGCGGAGTGGCTGACACGGTTAAGGGTTGGTTTTAA
- the guaB gene encoding IMP dehydrogenase, with amino-acid sequence MWESKFAKEGLTFDDVLLVPAKSEVLPKDVSLKVNLTETLRLNMPIISAGMDTVTESELAISIARQGGLGIIHKNMSIEQQADQVDKVKRSESGVITDPFFLTPEHQVFDAEHLMGKYRISGVPIVNNEEEQKLVGIITNRDMRFIQDYSIKIEEVMTKTDLVTASVGTTLEEAEKILQRHKIEKLPLVNDEGVLKGLITIKDIEKVIEFPNSSKDAQGRLLCGAAVGVTADTMKRVEMLVKSHVDVIVVDTAHGHSKGVIETVKQIRESYPELNIIAGNVATAEATRDLIEAGADIVKVGIGPGSICTTRVVAGVGVPQITAVYDCATEARKHGKSIIADGGIKYSGDIVKALAAGGHAVMLGSLLAGVSESPGETEIYQGRRFKVYRGMGSVGAMEKGSKDRYFQEDNKKFVPEGIEGRIPYKGPLTDTIYQLVGGIRSGMGYCGTANLEELRENAQFIKMTGAGLRESHPHDVQITKEAPNYSMS; translated from the coding sequence ATGTGGGAAAGTAAATTTGCAAAAGAAGGATTAACGTTTGATGATGTGCTGTTAGTGCCTGCCAAATCCGAGGTATTACCAAAGGACGTGAGCCTGAAGGTAAATCTGACGGAGACTTTGAGATTGAATATGCCAATCATCAGTGCCGGCATGGATACTGTAACAGAATCTGAACTGGCTATTTCAATTGCCAGGCAGGGCGGACTTGGTATCATACATAAAAACATGTCCATAGAGCAGCAGGCTGACCAGGTCGATAAAGTAAAACGTTCTGAAAGTGGAGTCATTACCGATCCGTTCTTTTTAACTCCTGAGCATCAAGTGTTTGATGCTGAACATTTGATGGGGAAATACCGCATTTCTGGTGTCCCAATCGTCAATAACGAGGAAGAGCAAAAGCTCGTAGGAATCATTACGAACCGTGATATGCGTTTTATCCAGGATTATTCCATTAAAATCGAAGAAGTCATGACGAAAACGGATTTGGTGACCGCTTCTGTGGGAACTACCCTTGAAGAAGCAGAGAAGATCCTTCAGCGCCATAAGATTGAAAAACTCCCACTAGTAAATGACGAAGGCGTACTGAAAGGGCTCATTACCATCAAGGATATTGAAAAAGTGATCGAGTTCCCGAACTCTTCGAAAGATGCGCAAGGCCGCTTGCTGTGCGGTGCTGCAGTGGGTGTAACAGCTGATACGATGAAACGTGTCGAGATGCTTGTGAAGTCCCATGTAGACGTCATTGTTGTCGATACAGCGCATGGCCACTCAAAGGGTGTCATTGAAACTGTTAAGCAAATCCGGGAAAGCTATCCGGAACTGAATATTATTGCCGGTAATGTTGCGACTGCAGAAGCAACAAGAGACTTGATAGAGGCAGGGGCGGATATTGTCAAGGTCGGCATTGGGCCTGGATCTATCTGTACAACGAGGGTTGTAGCAGGTGTCGGCGTTCCGCAAATTACCGCTGTATATGATTGTGCGACAGAAGCACGCAAGCATGGCAAATCAATCATTGCAGATGGCGGTATTAAATATTCAGGAGACATCGTCAAAGCTCTTGCTGCTGGTGGGCATGCCGTCATGCTCGGAAGTTTGCTTGCAGGTGTAAGTGAAAGTCCAGGGGAAACAGAAATCTACCAGGGAAGACGCTTTAAAGTTTATCGTGGAATGGGCTCAGTTGGGGCAATGGAAAAAGGCTCTAAAGACCGTTATTTCCAGGAAGATAATAAGAAGTTCGTTCCGGAAGGCATTGAAGGAAGAATCCCTTATAAAGGGCCTCTTACAGATACAATCTATCAGCTTGTCGGCGGGATTCGCTCAGGTATGGGATATTGCGGCACTGCCAATCTTGAAGAATTAAGGGAGAACGCCCAATTCATCAAAATGACTGGAGCAGGACTAAGAGAGAGTCATCCGCATGATGTCCAGATCACGAAGGAAGCACCAAATTACTCCATGAGCTAA